The Enhydrobacter sp. sequence AGGACAGCGAGCTTGAAGACGGTCGCGACGGCCGCGCTCTGCCAGTGCTCCTTAAGCCCGACATGAGCGAGCGAGGCGCCGGCCATGATGAGGCCGCAGGGCGGGGCGGCGACGCTGAGGCCCTGCAGGACCCGGTCGATCACGACGGGCGTGCCGAGGCCGGGGACGAGGTTCGTGACCTCCGCCCAAAGGAGGCCGGCGAAGATCGGCGGAATTACCGGATGCTTCAGCATCTTCAGCGCCGCGCCGCCCAACTGTCTCAGCAGCCTCCGTCGCTGTCCGCCCTGCCCGTCCATCTCCATCAGGAAGCAGGAGAGCGTGAGCAGGATCAGCGAGTTGACGCTGATGATCATCAGGAGCGGCACCAGGCCCTTCTCGCCGAAGGCGAAGGACACGAAGGGAATGCCGATGCCGACGCCGTTGCAGAAGATGCCGGCGAGCGCGAACACCGCCTGCTCGCCGAACCGCATGCCCATCGCCCGGCCCAGCACCATCAGCAGGGCATAGAGCAGCAGCGCGGCACCGAAGAAGACGACGAGAATGTCGAGCGACAGGGCCTCGATCCGCACCCGCGACATCGAGCGGAAAAGCAATGCCGGGAAGAGGGCATAGAAGGTGACGTTGGTGAGGCCGCGCAGGCCCTCGCGCGTCAAGAGCGACGTGCGGCCGATCGCCCAGCCCACGGCGACCATGCCGAACACCGGCACGATGATGTCGAGGATGGCGCTCACGTTTCCCTCTCCGCCGCCTCAGCGGGGGAGAGGGCGAAGATCCGGCACTCCTACGCCGCCATCGCGAGATGGCTGTAGCGCGTCAGGTGATGCTGCTGGTTGCCGAACATCAGGTCGATCATGGTCAGGCGCTTGAAGTAGTGGCTGACCGAGAGCTCGTCGGTGACGCCCATCCCGCCGTGCATCTGCACCGCGCTCTGGCCGCAGAACTTGCCCGACTTGCCGATCTGGACCTTGGCCCCGGACGCCGCCTTGCGGCGCACGACCGGATCCTTGTCGTCGATCTTGAGCGTGGCCATCAGCGTCATCGAGCGCGCTTCCTGCGCGTTGGTGAAGCAGTCGACCATGCGGTGCTGCAGCACCTGGAACTTGCCGATCGGCTGGCCGAACTGCTTGCGCG is a genomic window containing:
- a CDS encoding AEC family transporter encodes the protein MSAILDIIVPVFGMVAVGWAIGRTSLLTREGLRGLTNVTFYALFPALLFRSMSRVRIEALSLDILVVFFGAALLLYALLMVLGRAMGMRFGEQAVFALAGIFCNGVGIGIPFVSFAFGEKGLVPLLMIISVNSLILLTLSCFLMEMDGQGGQRRRLLRQLGGAALKMLKHPVIPPIFAGLLWAEVTNLVPGLGTPVVIDRVLQGLSVAAPPCGLIMAGASLAHVGLKEHWQSAAVATVFKLAVLPLMVWLAGRYVFALDPLWLTVATLNAAMPAGANVYLVAQLYRTGVGLATNVVVLSTAASIFTLSAALLLLGVRPG